A window of Candidatus Polarisedimenticolia bacterium genomic DNA:
TTGTCGGGATCCTCGCCAAACTCGCGCAGAGCGCGCCGCTGGCGGAGCAGGTCCCAGCACTGGTCGAGCTCGACCTTGATGTCCTGCAGGCGAGTCTTCTCTCCGTCCGACAGGCTTGGCTTTTCGTACAGGCCGTGCTCCTCTTCCACCAGTTTGGCGATGTGCTTCTGCACGGGCCGATCGGCGTCCTGATTCTCCATAGCAATTCTCCATTTGTTGCAACGATGTAGTCTGGTTACTTCCTTCTACAGAAACATCTCCATTTTCGGGTGGCGTAATGAGACGGGGGAACAAGCAACGCACCACCATGAACGCCATCATAGCTTGGACATTGTGACAATCACAGCAGAGATGCAGGTCAGGATCGTCGAAGAAACGAGGTGTCGCGTATCGGAAATCGAGTTAACACCGAGGCCGTCGAGCCGCCCGGATCGCAAGGCGCGTCGAAGCGCCGCGTACCCAAAGCGGTACGCAAG
This region includes:
- a CDS encoding DUF2630 family protein, giving the protein MENQDADRPVQKHIAKLVEEEHGLYEKPSLSDGEKTRLQDIKVELDQCWDLLRQRRALREFGEDPDKARVRPKEIVENYEQ